A stretch of DNA from Deltaproteobacteria bacterium:
GCTGTTCAGCCTGTCGCAGATGTGGGTCAACGTGGACGCCGGCATCGAGTCGCCCAAGGACTTGGTCGGCAGGACCGTGGGGCTGAGCACCTTCCAGACGACCCTCTCGGTGCTCGCCAAGGGCGACCTGCAGAGCGAGTACGACGTGCCTTGGCGCGAGATCGACTGGGTCATCGACCGGCCCGAGGCGTTGCCCATCCAGGCCGAAGGCGTGAGCATCCGCTACCTGGAGAAGGGCGAGAGCATCGGCTCCATGCTGGAGCGAGGCGAGATCGACGCCCTGATGATGCCCCATCCGCCGGACGAGGTGGTGGACGGCTCCGACAAGATCCGGCGTCTGTTCCGCGACGCCCGCGCCGAGGAGCTCAAGTACTACCGCAAGAACGGCTTCTATCCCATCATGCACGTGGTGGCCTTCAAGAACGAAGTGCTGGAGAAGTACCCCTTCGCCGTGCAGAGCGTCATGGACGCTTTCGAGAACGCCAAGACGGCGTGCCGCGAGTACTACTCCGACCCCAACTGGTCCAGCCTGGCCTGGACCCGGCACCTCTACGAAGAGGAAAGGGACGCCCTGGGCGAGGACTACTGGCCCTACGGCCTCAAGCGCAACCGCGCGAACCTGGAACGCTTCATGGGCTACTCGCACGACCAGGGGCTCATGGACCGGGCCGTGGCCGTGGATGAACTGTTCGTGGAGTCGACGCTGGACTCGTGAGACAGAGAGGCGCCGGAGCGGTAGACCCATGCCGACCCAACAGGAGATTCACGGGGTATCCGACGCGGAGTTCGTTGAACGCATGGTCGAGCGCTACCCCAAGCGCTTCAACGACCAGTACTGGTCCGTGTTCAGGGCCAACGTGGGGCGACATCTCCCCGCCGAGCCGGCCATCGTCGATCTGGGCTGCGGCCCGGGCTTGTTCCTGCGTGA
This window harbors:
- a CDS encoding ABC transporter substrate-binding protein, translating into MADPKLTMALSHYDRHVPLFDGSVTAEGLDLEVLEIGQSHPLRHGARRHERMLQDGEFDICELSLSSYLISQSRDMPIKAIPVFPRRLFSLSQMWVNVDAGIESPKDLVGRTVGLSTFQTTLSVLAKGDLQSEYDVPWREIDWVIDRPEALPIQAEGVSIRYLEKGESIGSMLERGEIDALMMPHPPDEVVDGSDKIRRLFRDARAEELKYYRKNGFYPIMHVVAFKNEVLEKYPFAVQSVMDAFENAKTACREYYSDPNWSSLAWTRHLYEEERDALGEDYWPYGLKRNRANLERFMGYSHDQGLMDRAVAVDELFVESTLDS